A genomic segment from Geitlerinema sp. PCC 7407 encodes:
- the drmD gene encoding DISARM system SNF2-like helicase DrmD: MTDLSWDPSQANQLVRMRNNPGKQGKTTGKVVGSAGRLLVEVDFGPNEKKLRKFEQLEPVVKIEGIQDLLRKGSYGSLSDLRRILIYEKVKGQLTNILYSMESSNTQFYPHQFKPVLKFLDSPVGRLLIADEVGLGKTIEATFIWKELQARQDARRLLILCPAMLREKWKADLQNRFSVDAELINAQGLRDKVKRMLQNRSMQSNSSFIHIASLEGTRPPKRWIEPETTSPRAELARLLDQNPATDEFSIFDLVIIDEAHYLRNQETSNNTLGQLLRDASRHLVLLTATPIQISNVNLFQLLHLVSPEDFEYQQIFEDMIRANRHIINAQNALEQSEPDTYSLLESLSEARSNQYFRANSRLANLEGEVRKGDAPDLEKIIQWRQTLESCSLLGQFMTRSRKRDVLENRVKRSPQPLTISFSLIEKQIYNHISHQIRKLARDQTGIALFSLIVRQRQMASCMVAALREWKAKGILRQYVNTDNESLAENLWEDLGILFDEEEASEYQYPFSEIDFSDEDLEQLKTNDSKYQELIKLLRKELSRNPKEKFVLFAYFRGTLEYLRERLEEDRISSCIIHGGIASSKDSILKLFKDTNISVLLSSEVGSEGIDLQFCRFLINYDLPWNPMRVEQRIGRLDRLGQTANRISIIHYVINDTVEERILNKLYDRIDVFRESIGDLEEILGDKTETLILDLLNPDLSEHEREVRANLTLAAIETKKREQDRLEQEAGNMMAFGEYILNEITQSRQQGRWLRPADLKYFIDDFFQLYYPETTITSKQNGFIEISLSSQARIDLRLFCDKRRLATPTRLQVAPITCFFDPKEVESMGKGGFEFLDSTHPLIQWIRDEYEKKVKDAGVSHPFHSVSALEVSNEHVNCIPGTYLYVIHLWEFQGIRTETRLAFEAVRVEDKSRLLNNDIEALLDKALVYGSPKPNVINFVNQDEIFKLYEECEERLQLDFLKFGDAFEQENTDRCNVQEQSIRAYTNRKIRDLRERIEKLQLEGKLRPIPAFEGQLKRVQQDCEVNLKKIDQKRKYQDKNPELAAGLIFITQAS, from the coding sequence ATGACTGACCTCTCCTGGGATCCAAGCCAAGCAAATCAGTTGGTAAGGATGCGAAATAATCCTGGAAAGCAAGGAAAAACCACTGGCAAAGTAGTGGGGTCTGCTGGACGGTTACTAGTAGAAGTAGATTTTGGTCCCAATGAGAAGAAATTGAGAAAATTTGAGCAGCTAGAACCCGTTGTAAAAATAGAGGGGATTCAAGACCTACTCAGAAAGGGCAGCTATGGTTCCCTATCTGATTTACGACGAATTCTCATTTATGAGAAAGTCAAAGGTCAACTCACGAATATTCTTTACAGCATGGAGTCTAGCAATACGCAATTTTATCCTCACCAATTTAAGCCAGTGCTTAAATTTCTAGATTCTCCAGTAGGTCGACTGCTCATTGCAGATGAAGTAGGACTAGGCAAAACAATTGAAGCAACGTTTATCTGGAAGGAATTGCAGGCGCGACAAGATGCTCGTCGTTTATTAATTTTGTGTCCAGCAATGTTGAGAGAGAAGTGGAAAGCAGACTTACAAAACAGATTTAGTGTAGATGCTGAATTAATTAACGCACAAGGCTTACGAGATAAAGTCAAACGCATGCTTCAAAACCGAAGCATGCAATCAAACAGTAGCTTTATTCACATTGCCAGCCTCGAAGGAACTCGACCGCCAAAACGGTGGATAGAGCCGGAGACTACAAGCCCGCGTGCTGAATTAGCAAGACTACTAGATCAAAATCCCGCTACTGATGAGTTTAGTATCTTTGACTTAGTCATCATTGACGAAGCACATTATTTAAGAAACCAAGAAACCTCTAACAATACTCTTGGTCAGCTATTACGTGATGCATCCAGACATCTCGTTCTCTTGACTGCCACACCCATTCAAATTAGCAACGTTAATCTTTTTCAATTACTCCATCTAGTCAGCCCTGAAGACTTTGAGTATCAGCAGATATTTGAAGATATGATACGAGCGAATAGGCATATCATTAATGCTCAAAATGCTCTCGAACAATCAGAGCCAGATACATATAGTCTTCTTGAAAGTTTGTCTGAGGCTAGAAGCAATCAGTATTTTCGTGCAAACTCAAGACTAGCGAATCTCGAAGGAGAAGTCCGTAAGGGTGATGCTCCAGATCTAGAAAAAATCATTCAGTGGCGTCAGACCTTAGAAAGTTGCTCCTTGCTAGGGCAGTTTATGACTCGCAGTCGTAAACGAGATGTGCTTGAGAATCGGGTCAAGCGATCGCCACAGCCTCTAACTATCAGCTTTTCACTCATAGAAAAGCAAATTTATAATCACATTTCACATCAAATTCGGAAACTTGCAAGAGATCAAACTGGAATAGCCCTGTTTAGCCTAATTGTACGGCAACGTCAGATGGCTAGTTGCATGGTTGCCGCTTTGAGAGAATGGAAAGCAAAAGGCATATTAAGGCAATATGTAAATACCGACAATGAAAGCCTTGCAGAGAATCTTTGGGAAGACTTAGGGATTCTATTTGATGAAGAAGAAGCAAGTGAATATCAATATCCGTTTTCAGAAATTGATTTTTCTGATGAAGATCTAGAACAGCTCAAAACAAATGACAGCAAATATCAAGAATTGATTAAGCTGCTTCGCAAAGAGCTTTCAAGAAATCCCAAGGAAAAGTTTGTTCTTTTTGCCTATTTTCGAGGCACTTTAGAGTACTTGAGGGAACGTCTTGAGGAAGACAGGATTTCGAGCTGCATCATTCATGGCGGTATTGCAAGCAGCAAGGATAGTATTCTCAAGCTTTTCAAAGACACAAATATTTCTGTGCTTCTTTCCTCTGAGGTCGGAAGTGAAGGGATCGACTTGCAATTTTGTCGTTTTTTAATTAATTATGATCTGCCTTGGAATCCAATGCGTGTTGAACAGCGAATTGGACGTTTAGACAGATTAGGACAAACTGCCAATCGAATTTCAATTATTCATTATGTGATTAACGATACGGTTGAAGAGAGAATCTTGAACAAGCTCTACGATCGCATCGATGTATTTAGAGAAAGCATAGGCGATCTTGAGGAGATTTTAGGAGATAAAACCGAGACCCTTATCTTGGATTTGCTGAATCCTGATCTTTCAGAACACGAGCGAGAAGTAAGAGCAAACCTCACACTGGCAGCGATTGAGACTAAGAAAAGGGAACAGGATAGGCTTGAACAGGAAGCTGGCAACATGATGGCCTTTGGGGAGTATATCTTGAATGAGATTACTCAAAGTCGCCAGCAGGGTAGATGGCTAAGACCAGCGGACTTAAAGTACTTCATCGACGATTTCTTTCAACTTTATTACCCTGAAACAACGATCACTTCCAAACAGAATGGCTTTATTGAAATCAGTCTTTCTTCACAAGCGAGAATAGATCTCAGGCTGTTTTGTGACAAAAGGCGACTTGCAACGCCAACAAGGCTTCAGGTAGCTCCTATCACTTGCTTTTTTGACCCCAAAGAAGTTGAGTCAATGGGCAAAGGTGGGTTTGAGTTTCTAGATTCAACACATCCTTTAATTCAATGGATTCGGGATGAATATGAGAAGAAAGTCAAAGATGCAGGAGTTTCTCATCCGTTCCATAGTGTCTCAGCATTAGAAGTTAGCAATGAACATGTGAATTGTATTCCGGGTACATACCTTTATGTTATACATCTTTGGGAATTTCAGGGAATACGGACAGAAACACGTCTTGCCTTTGAAGCAGTTCGAGTAGAAGACAAGTCAAGGTTACTGAATAACGATATAGAAGCTTTGCTTGACAAAGCTTTGGTTTATGGATCACCCAAGCCTAATGTGATTAACTTCGTTAATCAAGACGAAATATTCAAATTATATGAAGAGTGCGAAGAGAGGCTCCAGCTAGACTTCTTAAAGTTTGGAGACGCCTTTGAGCAAGAAAATACCGATCGATGCAATGTGCAAGAGCAAAGTATTAGAGCCTATACCAATAGGAAAATACGGGATCTGCGCGAAAGGATTGAGAAATTGCAGCTTGAAGGTAAGTTACGCCCTATTCCAGCTTTTGAAGGCCAATTAAAGAGAGTTCAGCAGGACTGCGAAGTCAATTTAAAGAAGATTGATCAGAAGCGAAAGTATCAAGATAAAAATCCAGAACTGGCAGCAGGATTAATTTTCATCACTCAGGCAAGTTAA
- the drmD gene encoding DISARM system SNF2-like helicase DrmD, whose protein sequence is MTSTILEPGQIVRVRSRQYLVEDVICANPAVNGDTRVRLACLEDDAQGEILEVFWEREIDAQVLEASSWKAVAQRGFDNPRYFSAYLHALRWNCVTSTDPKLFQAPYRAGIEVKAYQLEPLRKALRMPRVNLFIADDVGLGKTIEAGLILREMLMRQKIKRVVISCPPSVVRQWKDEMESRFGLTFIIYDRDFVAAKRRERGYGINPWKTHTRFIISHSLLRDEAYAAPLRDWLQDFSAGSMLILDEAHNAAPASASRYAIDSQLTRTVRDLAPRFEHKLFLSATPHNGHSNSFTALLEILDSQRFCRGVPVRSKKLLDAVMVRRLKQDLREINNADFPKREVIPIIIDDLPKDAPELNLSQLLQEYRQCREERLKDAPKSTQTAALLVLTSLQKRLLSSIEAFARTLKVHRRAIERQAEQQSTVHQNFSLLQESPGNDDDRADLDEDEVLKEEAAQMEKATQVASAFISQRELDLLEEMTQIAEQARHQPDSKVKKLEDWIRQHLCPDLGKSGAIWLNRRVLIFTEYTDTKRYLEEQLGAIIAPSDRGPDSRSTSYGERIDTFHGGMGEEQREYIKQAFNADPARHSLRILIATDAAREGVNLQNYCADLFHFDVPWNPSRMEQRNGRIDRKLQREATVRCHYFVLAQRVEDRVLDVLVKKTRQIQEELGSLSPVVEKNVSKLLDSGIRKAEIQKLTEAIDSSDKADPESTERTSRITEELEAIRLRQGKLYQQQLELEDMLRDSKLWLGLDDRHFRDTLSVSLELMGAEPLKPLDAATAVGDEERSQWLVPTLDQQAGADSTWATTLDTLRAPRQKTQKLWDWRKEAPIRPVVFRDPGSLDGQVVHLHLEHRIAQRLLGRFLSQGFLHDELTRACVCRTDDPVPRVLILGRLSLYGDRAARLHDEIVIVAAEWIDPEARGKGKLRPLSEGEKKDVMQILEDSLAHPRLRNVPNVLLDKLKTHTERDVEDLLPHLKRRATELTERAKRKLEQRGEKEAAEMKTLLEEQRDRILKQVKQYNVQQLSFFNSEERRQVDSDRRHWEKRVTELEQEILSEPERIQQTYQVKAERIEPVGVVYLWPVSN, encoded by the coding sequence ATGACATCTACGATTCTCGAACCTGGACAGATCGTTCGCGTTCGTTCTCGCCAGTATCTGGTCGAAGATGTAATTTGCGCCAACCCAGCAGTTAATGGAGACACCAGAGTTCGCTTAGCCTGCCTCGAGGATGATGCGCAAGGCGAAATCTTAGAGGTTTTTTGGGAGCGAGAAATTGACGCCCAAGTTCTTGAGGCCAGCTCCTGGAAAGCAGTTGCGCAACGGGGATTTGATAATCCTCGGTACTTCTCGGCCTACCTCCATGCGCTGCGATGGAACTGCGTTACCTCGACAGACCCCAAATTATTCCAAGCCCCCTATCGCGCCGGGATTGAAGTAAAGGCTTACCAACTAGAGCCGCTACGGAAAGCTCTAAGAATGCCACGAGTTAATCTATTCATTGCCGATGATGTGGGATTGGGCAAAACGATCGAGGCAGGTCTGATTTTACGCGAGATGCTGATGCGGCAGAAAATTAAGCGCGTGGTTATCTCCTGTCCTCCCTCAGTCGTGCGCCAGTGGAAAGATGAGATGGAAAGCCGCTTTGGGTTGACCTTCATCATCTACGATCGCGACTTTGTTGCTGCCAAACGACGCGAACGGGGATATGGGATTAACCCTTGGAAAACCCACACTCGATTTATCATTTCCCATTCACTGCTGCGGGATGAGGCCTACGCAGCCCCCTTGCGAGATTGGCTGCAAGATTTTTCGGCTGGGTCGATGCTCATTCTGGATGAGGCACACAATGCAGCTCCTGCCAGTGCATCACGATATGCGATCGACTCTCAGTTAACTCGAACAGTGCGTGACCTAGCACCCCGGTTTGAGCACAAATTGTTTCTCTCTGCTACACCTCACAATGGACACTCTAATAGCTTTACAGCACTGCTCGAAATCCTTGATTCACAACGGTTTTGTCGTGGCGTGCCGGTACGGAGCAAGAAACTACTAGATGCCGTAATGGTGCGGCGACTCAAGCAAGACTTGCGGGAAATCAACAATGCGGATTTCCCGAAGCGGGAGGTTATCCCAATCATCATTGACGACTTACCCAAAGATGCCCCTGAGCTGAATCTCTCCCAACTACTTCAGGAGTATCGACAATGTCGCGAGGAACGGCTGAAGGATGCACCGAAATCCACACAAACAGCTGCTCTCTTAGTTTTAACTTCTTTGCAGAAGCGGTTGCTGTCATCCATCGAGGCGTTTGCTCGCACGCTGAAAGTCCATCGTCGGGCAATCGAGCGGCAGGCGGAACAACAATCCACTGTCCATCAGAACTTCTCTCTACTGCAAGAATCGCCAGGAAACGATGATGATCGAGCGGATTTGGATGAGGACGAAGTGCTGAAGGAAGAAGCCGCTCAGATGGAAAAAGCGACTCAAGTAGCAAGTGCCTTCATCTCACAGCGCGAGCTTGATCTACTGGAGGAAATGACCCAAATTGCAGAGCAGGCAAGGCATCAGCCCGATAGCAAAGTGAAGAAGCTGGAAGACTGGATACGACAACACCTCTGTCCAGATTTAGGTAAATCAGGAGCAATCTGGCTCAATCGACGGGTTTTGATTTTCACTGAGTACACCGACACTAAACGCTATTTAGAAGAGCAACTGGGAGCCATCATTGCCCCCTCCGATCGCGGTCCCGATTCGCGTAGCACTTCCTACGGGGAACGCATCGATACCTTTCACGGTGGGATGGGTGAAGAACAGCGAGAGTATATCAAACAAGCCTTTAACGCTGACCCGGCTCGCCATTCCCTCAGGATTTTGATCGCGACGGATGCGGCACGGGAGGGGGTGAACCTCCAAAACTATTGTGCCGATCTGTTTCACTTTGACGTGCCCTGGAATCCCAGCCGAATGGAGCAGCGCAACGGACGAATTGATCGCAAGCTTCAGCGTGAGGCTACAGTTCGCTGTCACTATTTTGTGCTAGCTCAGCGGGTGGAAGACAGGGTGCTGGATGTATTGGTGAAAAAGACCAGGCAAATCCAGGAGGAGTTGGGAAGTTTGTCTCCTGTCGTGGAGAAGAATGTCTCAAAGCTGTTGGATAGCGGAATTCGTAAGGCGGAAATTCAGAAGCTAACAGAGGCGATCGATTCTTCAGACAAGGCTGACCCAGAATCTACTGAACGTACCAGCAGGATTACTGAGGAGTTGGAGGCGATTCGGTTACGGCAGGGCAAGCTCTACCAGCAGCAGTTGGAACTGGAAGATATGCTTAGGGATTCCAAGCTGTGGCTAGGACTAGACGATCGCCATTTTCGAGATACACTATCGGTCTCTCTGGAGCTGATGGGAGCAGAACCGCTCAAACCGCTGGACGCAGCAACCGCCGTTGGGGATGAAGAACGCAGCCAGTGGCTTGTACCAACGCTCGATCAACAAGCGGGGGCTGATTCGACTTGGGCAACGACATTGGACACCCTTCGGGCACCCCGACAGAAGACCCAGAAGCTATGGGATTGGCGGAAAGAAGCTCCCATTCGTCCAGTTGTTTTCCGAGATCCGGGTTCATTGGATGGTCAGGTCGTGCATCTACATTTGGAACACCGGATTGCCCAGCGGCTTTTGGGGCGGTTTCTCTCCCAGGGATTTTTGCATGATGAGTTGACTCGTGCCTGTGTTTGCCGCACTGATGATCCTGTTCCACGAGTACTAATTCTTGGGAGGCTATCACTGTATGGCGATCGCGCGGCTCGTTTACATGACGAGATCGTTATTGTCGCAGCCGAATGGATTGATCCAGAGGCCAGAGGCAAAGGCAAGCTCCGTCCCCTAAGCGAGGGTGAGAAGAAGGATGTGATGCAAATTTTAGAAGATTCACTGGCGCATCCTCGCTTAAGAAATGTGCCCAACGTTTTGCTTGACAAGCTGAAAACTCACACCGAAAGGGATGTTGAAGATTTACTGCCTCATTTGAAGCGACGTGCAACAGAGTTAACTGAACGTGCAAAGCGCAAATTAGAGCAGCGGGGCGAAAAAGAAGCCGCAGAAATGAAGACCTTGCTGGAGGAACAGCGCGATCGCATTCTCAAGCAAGTAAAGCAATACAACGTTCAACAGCTCTCGTTCTTTAACTCGGAAGAGCGCCGACAAGTCGACAGCGATCGACGGCACTGGGAGAAGCGTGTCACTGAGCTAGAGCAAGAGATTTTGAGTGAGCCGGAGCGAATTCAGCAAACCTATCAGGTGAAAGCTGAACGAATTGAGCCGGTGGGTGTTGTGTACCTATGGCCAGTATCAAACTGA